The following are encoded in a window of Psilocybe cubensis strain MGC-MH-2018 chromosome 4, whole genome shotgun sequence genomic DNA:
- a CDS encoding Cytochrome c oxidase assembly protein COX15, whose product MTCSPSESPGGAVEAVAEVAELHVAVVDNQERRIERTWGDRRRRERKFMAARGRLAEARPLQQSLPAVDWSLTDACRRSFYSGESVPDWIPGFATPSTPGPIMLLGVSRSAIRFNALAGFRTCTRATQTRAISTTSRVQWSTPLTTLGAVSRRPATGLTTSVRFLHCNKPWQQAKATKATEPPAPLPILPSPAVGRWLMASSVLVLGIIVVGGVTRLTESGLSITEWRPITGILPPLSHDDWIVEFDKYKATPEFKLMNHSISLEDFKSIFYMEWGHRVLGRLIGLVFVGPLVYFAVRKQIPSSMTLRMSGLALLIGAQGALGWYMVKSGLEDSLMETPGAVPRVSQYRLASHLGMAFLLYLGMFGTGMAVIKDYKYANGAKWSGSSGRINRILSNPLLKSFKRQSWAITCLVFLTALSGAFVAGLDAGLLYNEFPLMGGRLAPPADELFSPAYAKNEDKSDTWWRNIFENPTTVQFDHRVLATTTYFATAALYLQTFRPALRAALPPLTLVATKAAFAMANIQVALGISTLLYLVPVSLAAAHQAGSVMLLSAMAHLLITMRRPGAAARAWRTLKQAATNSKKT is encoded by the exons ATGACCTGTTCACCTTCGGAAAGCCCTGGAGGAGCCGTAGAGGCGGTAGCTGAAGTAGCAGAGCTCCATGTAGCTGTCGTTGACAACCAAGAACGACGAATAGAGAGGACCTGGGGGGACAGGAGACGACGGGAGAGAAAGTTCATGGCGGCGCGGGGCAGGCTGGCTGAGGCTAGGCCCTTGCAG cagtcaTTGCCCGCAGTGGATTGGTCATTGACAGACGCGTGCCGTCGATCATTTTATTCTGGTGAATCCGTGCCGGACTGGATTCCAGGCTTTGCTACTCCTTCAACCCCTGGACCCATCATGTTGCTGGGTGTATCGCGGAGTGCGATACGCTTCAATGCGTTGGCTGGCTTCAGGACATGCACTCGAGCGACTCAGACGCGTGCCATATCTACCACCAGTCGCGTGCAATGGTCGACACCACTCACCACTTTAGGCGCCGTAAGTAGGCGTCCTGCGACGGGATTGACCACATCGGTTCGTTTCCTTCACTGCAATAAACCATGGCAGCAAGCAAAAGCCACAAAAGCTACAGAGCCCCCGGCCCCCCTTCCTATTCTTCCTTCGCCGGCAGTTGGGAGATGGTTAATGGCCTCTTCCGTCTTGGTCCTCGGAATTATCGTTGTCGGAGGCGTAACTCGTCTCACGGAATCTGGCCTCAGCATAACGGAATGGAGGCCTATAACAGGAATCTTGCCCCCTCTGTCTCACGATGATTGGATTGTAGAATTCGACAAATACAAGGCTACCCCGGAATTCAAGCT TATGAACCACTCGATATCCTTGGAAGATTTCAAATCTATATTTTATATGGAATGGGGTCACCGTGTCCTAGGCCGGTTGATTGGCCTTGTCTTTGTCGGACCGCTGGTTTACTTCGCCGTCAGAAAGCAAATTCCCAGCTCCATGACTTTGCGTATGTCCGGACTAGCATTGCTCATAGGTGCACAAGGCGCTCTTGGATGGTACATGGTTAAATCAGGTCTTGAAGATTCCCTCATGGAAACACCGGGAGCTGTGCCCCGGGTGTCCCAATACCGCCTCGCATCTCATCTCGGGATGGCGTTCCTTCTCTACCTTGGTATGTTTGGCACAGGTATGGCTGTGATCAAGGATTACAAGTACGCCAACGGCGCCAAATGGAGCGGAAGCTCCGGCAGAATTAACAGAATTCTTTCCAACCCGTTGCTCAAATCCTTCAAGAGACAGTCTTGGGCGATTACGTGCCTGGTATTTTTGACTGCTTTGTCGG GCGCCTTCGTTGCTGGCTTGGATGCCGGTCTGCTCTACAATGAATTTCCTCTTATGGGTGGGCGCCTAGCACCACCAGCAGATGAACTTTTCTCCCCAGCATATGCTAAAAACGAAGACAAGTCTGATACATGGTGGCGCAACATTTTCGAGAATCCAACGACCGTTCAGTTCGATCACCGCGTATTG GCCACCACCACCTACTTTGCCACAGCTGCTCTCTACTTGCAGACATTCCGCCCTGCCCTTCGTGCTGCCTTGCCTCCGCTTACCCTTGTCGCAACAAAAGCCGCTTTCGCTATGGCAAATATCCAAGTCGCTTTGGGCATCTCCACACTACTTTATCTTGTACCTGTTTCTCTAGCCGCCGCCCACCAAGCTGGAAGCGTTATGCTGCTTAGTGCCATGGCGCACCTACTAATTACCATGCGAAGACCTGGCGCGGCAGCAAGAGCTTGGCGAACTCTCAAACAAGCGGCTACGAACAGCAAGAAAACATAA
- a CDS encoding Proteasome subunit alpha type-1 translates to MFRNTYDSDNTVFSPQGRLHQVEYALEAVKQGSAAIGLRSKTHAVLLALKRSTGELASYQQKMFRIDDHVGIAIAGLTSDARVLSNFMRQQAMSSKMVFNRPIPVNRLVSSIADKAQVNTQEYGRRPYGVGFLVIGQDNSGPHLYEFSPSGNSYEYYAMSIGARSQSAKTYLEKHYEKFADCSFEDLVRHGLHALRETLQQDKELNVNNTSIGIIGPKSEHEKSETPGGAFRILENEAVEPFLQTMRSKEELKEEERQALDASKAEEATGTAAPAADDDVQMSG, encoded by the exons ATG TTTAGAAACACATACGATTCCGACAATACCGTTTTCTCACCACAGGGACGCTTGCATCAAGTGGAATACGCTCTCGAAGCAGTTAAGCAGGGATCGGCTGCCATTGGATTGCGCTCAAAGACACATGCAGTTCTGCTTGCTCTCAAA CGTTCGACAGGCGAGCTTGCGTCCTATCAACAGAAAATGTTCAGGATAGATGATCATGTTGGTATCGCTATTGCTGGATTGACCTCCGATGCTCGTGTGCTAAG CAATTTCATGCGTCAACAAGCCATGTCATCCAAGATGGTTTTCAACAGGCCTATTCCCGTAAATCGTCTGGTCTCGTCAATTGCTGATA AGGCACAAGTAAATACCCAAGAATATGGACGTCGCCCATACGGTGTTGGATTCCTCGTTATTGGTCAAGATAACAGCGGCCCCCATCTTTACGAGTTCTCTCCATCAGGAAACTCGTATGAATATTATGCCATGTCGATCGGTGCCAGAAGTCAGAGTGCAAAGACATATCTGGAGAAACACTACGAAAAGTTTGCTGATT GTTCATTTGAAGATCTAGTCCGTCATGGGCTTCATGCTTTACGCGAGACTCTTCAACAAGACAAGGAGCTCAATGTAAACAACACATCGATTGGCATCATTGGCCCAAAAAGCGAGCATGAGAAGTCAGAAACTCCCGGTGGCGCATTCCGAATCCTTGAAAATGAGGCTGTTGAACCGTTCCTCCAGACAATGCGCTCCAAAGAGGAACtcaaagaagaggagagacAAGCGTTAGATGCATCAAAGGCGGAGGAAGCAACAGGAACAGCGGCACCCGCAGCCGACGATGATGTACAAATGTCCGGATAA
- a CDS encoding Subtilin transport ATP-binding protein SpaT gives MVFQGLFLMSAFTAGMKLKPKLNPKREERARYISSKGGASIVARGLSYTYPGSDKPALKNINFSLNAGETLAIVGYNGSGKSTLAKILLRIVDYDKGSLLVNNVNVRNYHPADYHSHLSAVFQGFSKYSSTLKENVGLGNIDKIGYVPAIQEAIHLAEADKFVESLPHGLKTMLATPGFESMSYPGMMNDGESSKRHDLSGGEWQKVALARAFMRAKEPGVDLLIFDEPTSSLDALAQSHITATLKSISRTPTGERTKTIIYITHSVATARGADKIAMMKDGTITEFGTHEELLSKPDGGYAALYNAAQGNPSL, from the exons ATGGTCTTCCAAGGCCTGTTTTTGATGTCCGCCTTTACGGCCGGCATGAAATTAAAGCCAAAATTGAACCCGAAACGAGAGGAAAGGGCTCGTTATATCTCTTCAAAAGGAGGGGCCAGCATTGTAGCCAG AGGTTTGTCGTACACTTACCCGGGTAGCGACAAACCGGCGCTTAAAAATATCAACTTTTCGCTAAATGCCGGTGAAACCTTGGCAATAGTTGGATACAATGGTTCAG GGAAATCTACGCTTGCAAAAATTTTATTGCGTATAGTTGACTACGATAAAGGCTCACTGCTTGTCAATAATGTCAATGTCAGAAACTATCACCCTGCAGACTATCACAGCCACTTGAGCGCGGTGTTCCAAGGCTTCTCCAAGTACAGCAGCACGTTGAAAGAGAATGTAGGCTTAGGAAACATTGACAAAATTGGGTATGTGCCCGCCATCCAAGAAGCTATTCACCTGGCTGAGGCCGACAAGTTTGTCGAGTCTCTTCCACACGGCCTCAAAACAATGCTGGCGACTCCTGGATTTGAAAGTATGTCCTATCCTGGGATGATGAATGATGGAGAATCATCGAAACGGCATGACTTGTCGGGTGGCGAG TGGCAAAAAGTTGCTCTAGCGAGAGCATTTATGCGAGCAAAAGAGCCTGGAGTTGATCTTCTAATATTTGATGAACCT ACCTCCTCCCTGGATGCACTAGCACAAAGCCACATTACTGCTACTTTAAAGAGTATATCCCGGACACCAACCGGTGAAAGGACAAAAACTATAATTTATATCACTCATAGTGTTGCAACAGCGCGCGGTGCGGATAAAATTGCCATGATGAAAGATGGA ACAATAACTGAGTTCGGAACTCATGAGGAGCTTCTTTCCAAACCAGACGGGGGATATGCTGCGCTATATAATGCAGCACAGGGGAACCCATCACTCTAG
- a CDS encoding Protein-lysine N-methyltransferase EFM6 has protein sequence MLQLDSSLPENEFFRDEILDSRDPLRHLMDDSELEGIIASDGLARPSGSLSELLTVLPQQSQSVHDGLLTLSFAHTWPSIPSPISTSLVVDAAPGCGGLAWPAGQILASYLVQRGPDYIRGKNILELGSGTGLVGLVVGALRDAKTWITDQAPLLPIMKQNVSLNKLEDKVIVAELNWGSPIPADIPRPDIILAADCVYFEPAFPLLVQTLNDLSDSKNEIYFCYKKRRKADKRFFGMLKKHFTWKEARVLDDPNRQIYNREAITLIQLFKIN, from the exons ATGCTGCAACTAGATTCATCTCTTCCAGAGAATGAGTTCTTCCGCGACGAGATCCTCGACAGCCGCGatcctcttcgtcatctcATGGACGACAGTGAATTGGAGGGCATCATCGCCTCCGACGGTTTGGCTCGTCCATCAGGTTCTCTCTCTGAACTGTTGACTGTTCTCCCTCAGCAATCTCAGTCTGTGCACGACGGCCTCCTCACCCTTTCTTTTGCACATACATGGCCCTCGATACCTTCTCCTATCTCCACATCTCTCGTCGTCGATGCTGCGCCAGGGTGTGGGGGTCTCGCATGGCCAGCCGGACAG ATTCTAGCCAGCTATCTCGTCCAACGCGGTCCAGATTATATCAGAGGCAAGAACATCCTCGAGCTTGGAAGCGGGACGGGTCTTGTCGGCCTCGTCGTTGGTGCTCTGAGGGATGCGAAAACATGGATAACTGACCAAGC TCCGTTGCTACCCATCATGAAACAGAACGTCTCTCTGAACAAACTGGAAGACAAAGTCATCGTAGCTGAGCTCAATTG GGGGTCTCCAATACCAGCAGACATACCTCGTCCAGATATCATCCTTGCAGCCGACTGCGTGTATTTCGAGCCTGCATTTCCTCTTCTCGTCCAAACTCTCAACGATCTGTCGGATTCAAAAAATGAGATCTATTTCTGCTACAAAAAGCGAAGAAAG GCGGACAAACGTTTCTTTGGAATGTTAAAGAAACATTTCACCTGGAAGGAGGCAAGG GTCCTGGACGACCCTAACCGACAAATTTACAATCGGGAGGCTATAACGCTGATACAGCTGTTTAAGATAAATTGA
- a CDS encoding GTP cyclohydrolase 1, whose protein sequence is MSAPIDSSHVALLSDTLQRLQVEQQQSSTEPQTGEDDSQGPPYIPKSPISRDGYGFRKSGVSTPLTTHGVPNDSLPSSHLAQDLLVPDPNGLGWPAKSTVSRLNATPEERDAREKKMASAVRTILECIGEDPNREGLLRTPIRYAQALMWMTRGYEERLADVINDAVFAEDHDEMVLVRDIDISSLCEHHLVPFTGKIAIAYIPNKLVLGLSKLARIAETFSRRLQVQERLTKQIAIAVQEAIKPRGVAVVMEATHLCMTMRGVQKPGSLTVTSCMLGCFRTQQKTREEFLTLIKR, encoded by the exons ATGTCTGCACCTATCGACTCTTCACATGTCGCTCTCTTGTCCGACACTCTCCAGCGACTCCAAGTAGAACAGCAACAGTCGTCGACAGAGCCCCAAACAGGGGAAGATGATAGTCAGGGTCCCCCCTATATTCCCAAAAGTCCCATCTCCAGAGATGGCTATGGCTTTCGGAAGTCTGGGGTTTCCACACCCCTAACAACACATGGTGTGCCAAACGATTCTCTTCCCTCGTCACACCTAGCCCAGGACTTGCTTGTTCCCGATCCCAATGGTTTAGGCTGGCCAG CCAAATCCACGGTGTCTCGTCTGAATGCAACCCCAGAGGAAAGGGATGCTCGCGAAAAAAAGATGGCATCAGCTGTCCGAACGATCCTGGAATGTATAGGCGAAGATCCCAATCGCGAGGGCTTGCTGAGAACGCCAATCCGCTATGCACAGGCGCTGATGTGGATGACTCGGGGTTATGAAGAACGACTGGCTG ACGTTATAAATGACGCCGTTTTCGCCGAAGACCATGACGAGATGGTGCTGGTTCGCGATATCGATATCTCAAGTCTATGCGAGCATCACCTGGTACCTTTCACAGGCAAA ATCGCAATTGCCTACATACCCAATAAACTTGTATTAGGGCTCTCCAAATTAGCCCGTATCGCCGAAACATTTAGCCGGCGTCTCCAGGTGCAAGAGCGCCTAACCAAGCAGATTGCGATCGCTGTACAAGAGGCTATCAAACCTCGAGGTGTAGCTGTGGTCATGGAGGCTACACATCTTTGCATGACAATGCGTGGCGTGCAAAAGCCTGGGTCACTTACAGTGACATCTTGTATGCTAGGTTGTTTCCGGACGCAACAGAAAACTCGCGAAGAATTCCTTACTCTCATCAAGCGTTAA
- a CDS encoding Ankyrin repeat protein nuc-2 produces MKFGKQIQAQQVPGWSSYYLDYKFLKKIISSLAANRPASEAAALALGVRPHDTLIQLSPQPISQTIRPSPAASPAGSPGQPPFFAASGHDLERGPDFRAHKAAFFFKLERELEKINAFYLQKEAEVTLRMETLLSKRRAAAMRGIPDTSGNITASHVEWSAVEEGFRLLERDLGKLQLISELADTVATCLLNITDLSSGLKFEGPGASDIFAQQILTEITPPTGPFRDLESNFHKALAANDAAALIDCVHYSDLLAQQSGGLGNVTRILWNIIIEAPPDLTDLILATLTSPFDFQFIDDINGRTCLHEAAIAGAQRMVSLCIENNVPVDKCDVYGRTALHYAAMRGHAHVCDQLLDASASPNILDRDNYSPLVYATLKGDVGCVRVLFEKGHVQAQPPMPSGDFSPLSLAAQAGHVDVVVLLLEHGATSMPNSNGEYPIHLAARQGHDAICRLLLHLDGWDTPDKYHEWTPLFHAARYGHAECVQILVSGNCRVSLKDELGHYASHYAAWYGHQSCLEILLSVTKDTPNLTQFPVGHSRSPWSDGGSVGDFEIDQIPSLSLPPPIMPHRVYGHNYLVNSHFVQVSIGRSTNKTNGSSGVRLHHRLISPFFKDEYLLSTTPLKLVMTAGPHVNSAPYTISLPQNSDEGSFSFQIASLDHLALEFSVYPNFGTKTIGRAVALPGMFQDIKNNQFFTLPIVDNRLHVIGEVDFEINIITPFKGVTLEVGGDLETYWKSTAVAAGNLLAPLRTPRRPNHIGSVHASPVYNASNATSQTLAISSLQGNYLYIVIQVTRDHHPVVFFDWLLPGINFELGVADVTLAQFEALARSVGKDMDGIPPGTSIDWNKYLPPAMISLDKLLKLLSPTVNVLFDLAYPSEITTKSLNLHRLNLNEFVGSVLQTIFNVSDPLETQLPRRKIAFMSFSPDVCSALNWKQPNYPVFFGTVCGKNPIDNPSQTACGSGNDDKRVSSVGAAVEFAKANNLLGIFVETQLLNKR; encoded by the exons ATGAAG TTCGGAAAGCAAATACAGGCCCAACAGGTTCCAGGATGGTCGAGCTACTACCTCGATTACAAGTTTTTGAAGAAAATCATTTCCTCGCTAGCTGCCAATCGGCCGGCATCAGAGGCAgcggcgttggcgttggggGTTCGTCCTCATGATACTTTGATTCAATTGTCGCCACAGCCAATATCGCAGACTATACGTCCAAGTCCTGCAGCGTCCCCTGCGGGCAGCCCTGGTCAGCCCCCCTTTTTTGCGGCTTCGGGTCATGATCTCGAGCGAGGTCCTGATTTTCGAGCGCATAAGGctgctttcttctttaaaCTTGAAAGAGAGCTGGAAAAG ATCAATGCTTTCTATCTTCAAAAAGAAGCGGAAGTGACGCTACGGATGGAGACCCTCCTATCTAAGCGTAGAGCAGCGGCAATGAGGGGTATCCCAGACACGTCAGGCAATATAACTGCGAGTCATGTCGAGTGGAGCGCAGTGGAGGAAGGGTTTCGATTATTAGAACGAGACTTGGGCAAACTTCAG CTGATTTCAGAACTTGCGGATACCGTAGCGACATGCTTGCTAAACATTACTGACCTATCTTCCGGATTGAAATTTGAAGGCCCTGGTGCAAGCGACATCTTTGCTCAACAAATCTTGACGGAGATTACTCCACCGACCGGCCCTTTCCGTGATCTTGAAAGTAACTTTCACAAGGCCCTTGCAGCCAATGACGCTGCGGCTCTTATAGACTGCGTCCATTACTCTGATCTCCTTGCTCAACAATCGGGTGGACTGGGCAATGTAACACGAATTCTCTGGAATATCATCATTGAAGCGCCCCCGGATCTTACAGACCTCATTTTGGCAACCCTCACTAGTCCATTCGATTTTCAATTTATTGACGATATCAACGGACGGACATGCCTTCACGAAGCTGCTATCGCTGGAGCCCAGAGAATGGTATCTCTATGCATTGAAAATAACGTCCCTGTGGATAAGTGCGATGTATATGGTCGGACAGCTCTACATTATGCTGCTATGAGAGGGCATGCACATGTTTGTGATCAACTCCTGGATGCAAGCGCTTCTCCGAATATTCTTGATAGAGACAATTACAGCCCTCTGGTATACGCTACCCTGAAGGGCGACGTTGGCTGTGTTCGTGTTCTTTTTGAAAAGGGCCATGTTCAAGCCCAACCTCCTATGCCATCTGGAGATTTTAGTCCGCTGTCACTGGCTGCCCAAGCAGGTCATGTCGACGTTGTTGTGTTATTGCTTGAACATGGAGCGACCTCGATGCCAAATAGCAATGGTGAGTATCCTATCCATCTTGCAGCACGCCAAGGCCACGATGCCATTTGTCGGCTGCTTCTTCACCTCGATGGCTGGGATACTCCAGATAAGTATCACGAATGGACACCTCTATTTCATGCTGCAAGGTATGGACACGCCGAATGCGTTCAAATCCTTGTATCTGGTAACTGTCGCGTCTCCTTAAAGGACGAACTTGGACATTATGCATCTCATTATGCCGCGTGGTATGGCCATCAGTCTTGCCTGGAAATTCTGTTATCTGTCACAAAAGACACCCCAAACTTAACTCAATTCCCTGTTGGCCATAGTCGCTCCCCTTGGTCAGATGGGGGTTCTGTCGGTGACTTTGAGATCGACCAAATTCCATCGTTGTCCCTACCACCTCCAATTATGCCTCATCGCGTATATGGACACAATTACCTGGTAAACTCGCATTTCGTACAAGTCTCGATTGGGCGATCAACCAACAAAACTAACGGAAGCAGTGGTGTGCGCCTACATCATCGCCTCATCAGTCCATTTTTCAAGGACGAATATCTTCTTTCCACAACTCCTCTGAAACTTGTCATGACGGCGGGCCCACATGTAAACTCCGCCCCGTACACTATATCTCTTCCTCAGAATAGCGATGAAGGATCGTTTTCGTTCCAGATCGCTTCTTTGGACCATCTAGCTCTAGAGTTTTCAGTGTACCCGAATTTTGGCACCAAAACGATAGGCCGTGCAGTGGCCTTGCCCGGGATGTTCCAGGATATAAAAAATAATCAATTTTTCACGCTGCCTATTGTCGACAACAGGTTGCATGTTATCGGCGAG GTTGACTTCGAAATTAATATTATCACTCCATTCAAAGGCGTTACACTGGAAGTGGGCGGGGATTTGGAAACATACTGGAAATCAACAGCGGTTGCAGCTGGTAATCTATTGGCTCCCCTTCGCACACCCCGTCGTCCGAATCATATTGGGTCTGTACATGCATCCCCCGTTTATAACGCCAGTAATGCCACCAGTCAGACATTAGCGATCTCATCTCTTCAGGGAAACTACCTATATATTGTTATTCAAGTCACTCGGGATCATCACCCCGTGGTATTCTTCGATTGGCTTCTTCCTGGCATCAACTTCGAACTCGGTGTAGCTGATGTTACGTTGGCGCAGTTTGAGGCTTTAGCAAGATCTGTTGGGAAAGATATGGATGGGATTCCACCAGGTACATCTATTGACTGGAATAAATACCTGCCTCCGGCAATGATATCGTTGGATAAATTATTGAAG CTTCTTTCACCGACTGTCAATGTGTTGTTTGACTTGGCCTATCCCTCCGAAATTACCACAAAGTCGTTGAATCTACATCGACTCAATCTCAATGAATTTGTGGGCTCAGTACTTCAGACGATTTTTAATGTATCAGATCCTCTCGAAACGCAATTACCTAGAAGAAAAATCGCATTCATGTCTTTCTCACCGGATGTTTGCTCGGCTTTAAACTGGAAACAACCTAATT ATCCTGTTTTCTTTGGCACCGTCTGCGGCAAAAATCCCATTGACAATCCTTCTCAAACGGCATGTGGGTCTGGAAATGATGACAAACGGGTTTCGAGCGTTGGTGCAGCTGTAGAGTTTGCAAAAGCGAACAATCTATTGGGAATATTTGTTGAAACACAACTCTTG AACAAGCGTTGA
- a CDS encoding Peroxisome assembly protein 12, which translates to MEFFNDNGIDPLKPSLFELLAQEQLRDLLQPALKYVLAVFAQRYPRYLLRVVNRHEEFYALVMLIVERHYLRSHNASFAENFYGLKRRRRPFIETERAKAAVGGIPSGEKLRSQEIWRSLLFLVGVPYLRAKAQDYFEELGGGVGSDILDEGLDARQVQALTDQSFKGRFRRVFKAAYPYLNTSLELWLLLWNIAYLFDKKPSYRPWLSWIGVDIRRLGIEDFRAASLAAQKKISPDTKRTLTTRLKQLLLRSPRLLLDSLRLLLPTAIFFIKFLEWWYSPGSPARALSVSPQGPAIPPPSMLPPHPQGIPFDKTAYGICPICKKAINNATALPSGYVFCYRCAYDQVEKHEKCPVTLLPARVWQLRKVLI; encoded by the exons ATGGAGTTCTTTAATGACAATGGGATAGACCCCTTGAAGCCATCTCTCTTCGAACTCCTGGCACAAGAGCAATTGCGCGACCTCTTGCAGCCCGCTCTGAAATATGTCCTTGCG GTCTTCGCCCAACGTTATCCACGCTACCTTTTGCGTGTAGTGAACCGCCACGAGGAGTTCTACGCTCTTGTCATGTTGATAGTTGAGCGACACTATCTCAGATCTCATA ATGCTTCTTTCGCTGAAAACTTTTATGGCCTGAAAAGGAGGCGCCGACCATTCATCGAGACCGAAAGGGCGAAAGCTGCTGTTGGAGGGATACCAAGTGGAGAAAAGCTTCGAAGTCAGGAAATATGGCGGTCGCTACTGTTTCTG GTAGGCGTGCCATATCTCCGAGCGAAAGCCCAGGATTATTTCGAGGAActtggaggaggagttggTTCCGACATCCTCGACGAAGGTTTAGATGCACGACAAGTACAAGCTCTCACTGACCAG AGCTTCAAGGGGCGGTTCAGACGCGTCTTTAAAGCCGCTTACCCCTATCTCAATACATCTCTGGAACTTTGGCTATTGTTGTGGAATATCGCCTACCTCTTTGACAAAAAACCTTCATACCGTCCATGGCTGAGCTGGATAGGTGTAGATATTCGAAGATTGGGGATCGAAGACTTT AGAGCTGCAAGTTTAGCTGCACAGAAGAAGATATCTCCAGATACGAAGCGCACATTAACAACGCGGCTCAAACAACTTCTTTTAAGGTCCCCGCGTCTTCTGTTGGACTCGTTGCGTCTATTGTTACCTACAGCGATCTTTTTCATCAAATTTTTGGAATGGTGGTATTCGCCTGGATCTCCTGCTCGCGCGTTATCGGTCTCGCCTCAAGGCCCCGCAATTCCACCACCAAGTATGCTACCTCCTCATCCACAGGGTATCCCCTTCGACAAAACGGCCTATGGGATCTGTCCGATTTGCAAGAAAGCCATCAATAATGCGACTGCGTTGCCTTCAGGATATGTATTTTGCTATCGTTGTGCCTATGATCAGGTAGAGAAGCACGAAAAGTGTCCAGTGACCCTCCTGCCCGCTCGAGTATGGCAACTGAGGAAAGTGTTAATTTAA